A section of the Methanosarcina mazei S-6 genome encodes:
- the cmk gene encoding (d)CMP kinase — protein MQITVSGLPGSGTSTLSKLLAECYDLELISSGEIFRRMARERGMSLAEFGALAERDPSIDLDIDKNQKAIIHSRENIILESRLAGHMAQGRSDVIKIWIKAPLLTRVKRIQRREKTISFDEELKKTVERERSETLRYKNYYGIDITDLSIYDIVIDSEKWNQYQTLDILRVAIDALVGPE, from the coding sequence ATGCAGATCACAGTGAGCGGGCTTCCAGGAAGCGGCACTTCCACTCTCTCAAAGCTCCTTGCTGAGTGTTATGACCTCGAGCTGATTTCTTCGGGGGAAATTTTCCGAAGAATGGCTAGAGAAAGAGGGATGAGCCTGGCTGAGTTCGGAGCCCTGGCTGAGAGAGACCCTTCCATTGACCTTGATATTGACAAAAACCAGAAAGCTATTATTCACAGCCGGGAGAATATTATTCTTGAAAGTCGGCTTGCAGGCCATATGGCTCAGGGAAGATCTGATGTGATTAAAATCTGGATAAAAGCCCCCCTGTTGACCAGGGTAAAGCGTATCCAGAGGCGCGAGAAAACGATCTCATTTGATGAAGAACTGAAAAAAACGGTTGAAAGGGAACGGTCCGAAACCCTCCGGTATAAGAATTATTATGGGATTGATATTACTGACCTGTCTATTTATGATATTGTCATTGATTCTGAAAAATGGAACCAGTACCAGACTCTTGATATCCTGAGGGTCGCTATTGACGCTCTTGTCGGGCCTGAGTGA
- a CDS encoding LbetaH domain-containing protein yields the protein MHLPNPHKQHPKVSKRAWISETAVIIGNVSIADDVFVGPNAVLRADEPGSSITVQSGSNVQDNVVVHSLSHSEVHIGKNTSLAHGCIVHGPCRIEENCFIGFGAVVFDCNIGKDTLVLHRSVVRGVNISSGKVVPDGSVVTGQGCADTLEGTTKDLNEFKRSVVRANVDLVEGYIRLVEES from the coding sequence ATGCACCTTCCAAACCCCCATAAACAGCACCCGAAAGTCAGTAAAAGGGCATGGATATCAGAAACTGCAGTAATAATCGGAAATGTGAGTATTGCAGATGATGTGTTCGTAGGCCCAAACGCGGTTCTCAGGGCAGATGAGCCCGGGTCATCCATAACAGTTCAGAGCGGCAGCAATGTACAGGACAATGTTGTTGTCCATTCCCTCTCACACTCAGAAGTCCACATAGGCAAAAATACATCTCTTGCCCACGGGTGCATTGTACACGGGCCCTGCAGGATAGAAGAAAACTGCTTTATAGGGTTTGGAGCAGTGGTGTTTGACTGCAATATAGGGAAAGATACTCTTGTCCTCCACAGGTCCGTAGTCCGCGGAGTAAATATTTCTTCGGGCAAAGTGGTACCTGACGGGAGTGTGGTTACAGGCCAGGGATGCGCTGACACCCTTGAAGGAACCACAAAAGACCTTAATGAGTTTAAAAGGTCCGTAGTCAGGGCAAATGTTGACCTCGTAGAGGGATATATCAGGCTTGTAGAGGAAAGCTGA
- a CDS encoding DUF106 domain-containing protein yields the protein MVTETLKKQIDRFLLAFGFSLMFGIMLLGQEFRQAVGEAVGIFMDPVLMLVGEQNFHLILLVMAAITAIYASLIQKYTMDWDLMRNTQERMKVFQKEFREAQLSQNTYMLKKLEDQRKEMMEDQMKMSKQQFKPMAYISIISLPLFMWAYYFISGHEAATMVFPFWGEQLLTTSAIGPFQHWIYWYFISSLGVSQLVRKALNIGGV from the coding sequence TTGGTTACAGAGACATTAAAAAAGCAAATTGACCGTTTCCTTCTGGCTTTCGGTTTTTCCCTTATGTTCGGGATAATGCTCCTTGGGCAGGAATTCAGGCAGGCTGTAGGAGAAGCAGTAGGGATCTTTATGGACCCCGTTCTCATGCTGGTCGGGGAGCAGAACTTCCATCTGATCCTTTTAGTCATGGCTGCCATCACTGCCATTTATGCATCCCTTATCCAGAAATATACCATGGACTGGGACCTGATGAGGAATACTCAGGAGCGCATGAAGGTTTTCCAGAAAGAGTTCCGGGAGGCACAGCTTTCTCAGAATACATATATGCTGAAAAAACTTGAAGACCAGCGTAAAGAGATGATGGAAGACCAGATGAAGATGTCCAAGCAGCAGTTCAAGCCCATGGCTTATATAAGTATTATCTCCCTGCCTCTCTTCATGTGGGCTTATTATTTCATCAGCGGGCACGAAGCGGCTACCATGGTCTTTCCTTTCTGGGGTGAGCAGCTTCTAACCACTTCAGCTATTGGTCCTTTCCAGCACTGGATCTACTGGTACTTCATCTCCTCTCTTGGAGTCAGCCAGCTTGTCAGGAAAGCCCTTAATATCGGTGGGGTCTGA